The Humulus lupulus chromosome 3, drHumLupu1.1, whole genome shotgun sequence genome window below encodes:
- the LOC133824101 gene encoding pre-mRNA-processing protein 40C: protein MTTPAPNLGSAPPPPWAVPPRAGFTMAPPGPPGMHAAPSPSDSSSTVMRPSGMPPGPVPPNSHFHPQLGPSSYQSLPPMAAPPPQGLWLQPPQMGGAPRLPLSMPYHGGPFPMMVPQHGLPSPVPVPDSQPPGVSLLASASSLQVSPSLGIRTDLPSSGDSAHVRDGGTQGTEHSDPWTAHKTETGVVYYYNALTGVSTYDKPPDFKGEDEKVSVQPVPVSMVNLPGTDWVLVSTSDGKKYYYNNKTKVSSWQIPNEVTELRKKQDVEIPKEISLSVPNTSVLTEKESTPVILNAPAINTGGRDAMALRPSNVQGSSSALDLVKKKLQEFGAPVTSSPGPVQSGMAVSEPNGSKAVEATAKGQLSDNSKDKLKDANGGGNVTDSSSDSEDANSGPTKEECILQFKEMLKERGVAPFSKWEKELPKIVFDPRFKAIPSYSTRRSLFEHFVKTRVEEERKEKRAAQKAAIEAFKQLLDEASEDIDHKTDYQIFRKKWGDDQRFLALDRKDREHLLNERVIPLRKASEEKAQAIRAATASSFKSLLQEKGDITVNSRWSRVKDSLRDDPRYKSVKHEDREALFNEYISDLRAVEEESEREAKAKREEQDKLRERERELRKRKEREEQEMERVRIKVRRKEAIVSYQALLVETIKDPQASWTESKLKLDKDPQGRAANPELDSSETEKLFREHIKMLNERCAREFKALLAEVLTADAAAQETDDGKTVLNSWSTAKRLLKSDPRYNKMPRKDRESLWRRYADDMLRKQKSEKMELDPKDDKKVDHRSRSSVDYGRLTSGLRGPHGRR from the exons ATGACAACACCGGCGCCTAATTTGGGCTCAGCACCACCACCGCCATGGGCAGTGCCGCCTCGTGCAGGTTTCACCATGGCTCCTCCTGGACCTCCTGGTATGCACGCCGCACCTTCTCCCTCAGATTCTTCGTCTACAGTCATGAGACCTAGTGGTATGCCACCGGGCCCTGTTCCCCCCAATTCACATTTTCACCCCCAATTAGGTCCCTCCTCCTACCAGTCTCTGCCTCCTATGGCGGCTCCTCCTCCTCAGGGACTGTGGTTGCAGCCTCCTCAGATGGGAGGTGCTCCTAGGTTACCACTGAGTATGCCGTATCATGGCGGCCCCTTCCCCATGATGGTGCCACAACATGGTTTGCCCTCTCCTGTTCCAGTACCTGATTCTCAGCCTCCTGGTGTTTCTCTGTTGGCTTCTGCTTCTTCTCTTCAGGTTTCGCCTTCTTTGGGGATCAGGACTGACTTACCTTCTTCAG GGGACAGCGCTCATGTTCGTGATGGTGGCACCCAAGGTACAGAACACTCGGATCCTTGGACTGCCCACAAGACTGAAACTGGAGTTGTTTACTACTATAATGCTCTGACTGGAGTTTCAACTTATGATAAACCACCTGATTTTAAAGGAGAG GATGAAAAAGTTTCTGTGCAGCCAGTTCCTGTATCTAT GGTTAACTTGCCTGGAACCGATTGGGTATTAGTCAGCACAAGTGATGGAAAGAAATACTATTACAACAATAAAACTAAG GTAAGTAGCTGGCAGATTCCAAACGAGGTAACAGAATTAAGGAAGAAGCAGGATGTTGAAATTCCAAAAGAAATTTCCTTGTCAGTGCCAAATACTAGTGTATTGACAGAAAAAGAATCTACGCCAGTAATTTTGAATGCTCCTGCCATTAACACAGGTGGTCGTGATGCAATGGCTCTTAGACCCTCAAATGTCCAAGGATCATCATCTGCACTAGACTTGGTTAAAAAGAAGCTGCAAGAATTTGGAGCTCCTGTTACTTCTTCACCAGGTCCTGTACAGTCTGGAATGGCAGTATCAGAACCAAATGGCTCTAAGGCAGTTGAGGCTACAGCCAAAGGCCAGTTGAGTGATAACAGCAAAGATAAACTTAAAGATGCTAATGGAGGTGGAAATGTGACAGACTCTTCTTCTGATTCAGAGGATGCAAACAGTGGGCCTACAAAGGAGGAGTGCATTCTTCAATTTAAG GAGATGCTTAAGGAACGAGGAGTGGCACCATTCTCAAAATGGGAGAAGGAACTTCCGAAGATTGTTTTTGATCCACGATTTAAG GCTATTCCAAGCTATTCCACTAGGAGATCCTTGTTTGAGCACTTTGTCAAAACACGTGTGGAGGAGGAACGCAAGGAAAAAAGAGCTGCTCAGAAGGCTGCAATAGAGGCTTTTAAGCAGTTACTGGATGAAGCTTCGGAG GATATTGACCATAAAACTGATTATCAAATTTTCAGAAAGAAATGGGGTGATGACCAACGATTTTTAGCCTTGGACCGCAAGGATCGGGAGCACTTATTGAATGAAAG GGTCATTCCTTTGAGGAAGGCTTCTGAAGAAAAAGCCCAAGCAATTCGTGCTGCTACTGCAAGTAGTTTTAAATCTTTGCTTCAAGAGAAAGGAGATATAACTGTTAATTCACGCTGGTCAAGG GTGAAAGATAGTCTGAGGGATGATCCAAGATACAAATCTGTTAAGCATGAAGATAGAGAAGCTTTATTTAACGAGTATATATCTGATTTGAGAGCTGTAGAAGAGGAATCAGAAAGAGAGGCCAAAGCCAAAAGAGAGGAGCAG GATAAACTAAGGGAAAGGGAGCGGGAATTGCGtaagaggaaagagagagaggaACAAGAAATGGAGAGGGTACGGATAAAAGTTCGAAGAAAGGAAGCAATTGTGTCATATCAAGCTTTGCTTGTGGAGACAATAAAAGACCCCCAG GCATCTTGGACAGAATCTAAGCTGAAATTGGATAAGGATCCACAAGGTCGCGCAGCCAACCCTGAACTTGATTCATCCGAGACTGAAAAACTTTTCCGTGAACACATAAAGATGTTGAATGAG CGATGTGCGCGAGAGTTTAAAGCTCTGTTGGCAGAAGTGTTGACTGCAGATGCCGCTGCCCAAGAGACAGATGACGGGAAAACAGTTCTTAATTCATGGTCAACAGCTAAACGTCTTCTGAAGTCTGATCCCAGGTATAACAAGATGCCAAGGAAAGACAGAGAATCATTATGGCGACGATATGCTGATGACATGCTGCGGAAGCAAAAGTCAGAAAAAATGGAACTTGATCCTAAGGATGACAAGAAAGTAGATCATAGAAGTAGAAGCTCTGTTGATTATGGGAGGTTGACATCGGGTTTGCGAGGACCGCATGGTCGAAGGTAG